A section of the Saccharopolyspora gregorii genome encodes:
- a CDS encoding ABC transporter substrate-binding protein: protein MVSRTRAAGLLVAVAALAGCSAPAPQDAAGGWSFVDDRGVPVRRDEVPERIIAQVSAAGALHDFGVPVVGTFGPLVRDDGSTEPEAGSVDPAAVTDVTGPGYGELNLESAAGLRPDLLVSGKYAEFDGLWHLTAEQEEKVRAFVPTVGVEQSGRSLPETIGAYKELARALGSDVDSERIRADQARFDAAADRLRGIGARLRAEGRSILVVGGTKQEFFVVVPGRNPDLDYYVRELGLPIRTPAHPDTAGGGYFERLAWENAGAYTGDVLMWDTREASLPPEQLKRNPVFAAQESARANRFVEWDAVAPFSYASYADIMTRLADHLEEQSPAAN, encoded by the coding sequence ATGGTGAGCAGGACGCGCGCAGCCGGGTTGCTCGTGGCGGTGGCCGCGCTGGCGGGGTGCTCGGCGCCCGCGCCGCAGGACGCGGCGGGCGGCTGGAGCTTCGTCGACGACCGCGGGGTGCCGGTGCGGCGGGACGAGGTGCCGGAACGGATCATCGCGCAGGTCTCGGCCGCGGGCGCGTTGCACGACTTCGGGGTGCCGGTGGTCGGCACCTTCGGCCCGCTGGTCCGCGACGACGGCAGCACCGAACCGGAAGCGGGCAGCGTCGACCCGGCGGCGGTCACCGACGTCACCGGCCCCGGGTACGGGGAGCTGAACCTGGAATCCGCGGCCGGGCTGCGCCCCGACCTGCTGGTCAGCGGCAAGTACGCCGAGTTCGACGGGCTCTGGCACCTGACCGCCGAGCAGGAGGAGAAGGTGCGGGCGTTCGTGCCCACCGTCGGCGTCGAGCAGTCCGGGCGTTCGCTGCCGGAGACCATCGGCGCCTACAAGGAGCTCGCCCGCGCGCTCGGGTCCGATGTGGACTCGGAGCGGATCCGGGCGGACCAGGCGCGGTTCGACGCCGCCGCCGACCGGCTGCGCGGCATCGGCGCCCGGCTGCGCGCGGAGGGGCGCAGCATCCTGGTGGTCGGCGGTACGAAGCAGGAGTTCTTCGTCGTGGTGCCGGGCCGCAACCCGGACCTGGACTACTACGTGCGCGAACTGGGCCTGCCGATCCGGACCCCGGCGCACCCGGACACCGCGGGCGGCGGCTACTTCGAGCGGCTGGCGTGGGAGAACGCCGGTGCCTACACGGGCGACGTGCTGATGTGGGACACCCGCGAGGCCTCGCTGCCGCCGGAGCAGCTCAAGCGCAACCCGGTGTTCGCGGCGCAGGAATCCGCGCGGGCGAACCGGTTCGTCGAGTGGGACGCGGTCGCCCCGTTCAGCTACGCGAGCTACGCGGACATCATGACCCGGCTCGCCGACCACCTCGAAGAGCAGTCGCCCGCCGCGAACTGA
- a CDS encoding SMI1/KNR4 family protein: protein MSQSVPVTLLEWQQFLRGYSDDYLRMATDEEAARLDDVQRENRWLGYEPASEEALRGAEKRLDVRLPPSYRNFLLASNGWRDIDPELSELFRIDEIGWFAEKDPELLTAWTEAGLEGLVEQVKPCLMVSDWSDCAVYWLLDPTTIGPNGEWTAYEWATGDGSYPSPYPSFGALVASARDAFNRWKTHDVIHEQGYQDTEPAPHTRPDDAPLHQVTAADTWPRLMRIDRLDHLVLTVADQDATIDFYTRVLGMGVATSDNGRTALTFGHSKIDLRVAGEDTEVFSAVHPAPGTAELCFVVDTPVLLLIDELREQAGMDIEAGPVGHTGALGPIYSLHLRDPDKNLIKLSNYLD, encoded by the coding sequence ATGAGCCAGAGTGTGCCGGTGACGTTGCTCGAGTGGCAGCAGTTCCTCCGCGGCTATAGCGATGACTATCTGCGGATGGCCACGGATGAGGAGGCGGCACGCCTCGACGACGTCCAGCGGGAGAATCGGTGGCTGGGCTACGAACCGGCCAGTGAGGAGGCCCTCCGTGGCGCCGAGAAACGCCTGGATGTGCGGCTGCCGCCGAGCTACCGCAACTTCCTGCTCGCCAGCAACGGCTGGCGCGACATCGACCCCGAGTTGAGCGAGCTGTTCCGGATCGACGAGATCGGTTGGTTCGCTGAGAAAGATCCCGAACTGCTGACCGCCTGGACCGAGGCGGGGCTCGAGGGTCTCGTGGAGCAGGTCAAGCCGTGCTTGATGGTGTCAGACTGGTCCGACTGCGCTGTCTACTGGCTGCTGGACCCGACCACGATCGGGCCGAACGGGGAATGGACCGCGTACGAGTGGGCGACTGGCGACGGCTCCTATCCTTCGCCGTACCCCAGCTTCGGTGCCCTGGTAGCAAGCGCTCGAGATGCCTTCAACCGATGGAAAACCCACGATGTCATCCACGAACAGGGATACCAGGACACCGAGCCGGCACCTCATACTCGCCCCGACGATGCACCGCTCCACCAGGTGACCGCAGCCGACACGTGGCCGCGCCTCATGCGCATCGACCGACTCGACCACCTGGTGCTGACCGTCGCCGACCAGGACGCCACGATCGATTTCTACACCCGGGTGCTGGGCATGGGGGTGGCTACCTCCGACAACGGTCGCACGGCGCTGACCTTCGGCCACAGCAAGATCGACCTACGCGTGGCCGGAGAGGATACCGAGGTGTTTTCGGCCGTCCACCCCGCTCCGGGCACCGCCGAGCTGTGCTTCGTCGTGGACACCCCGGTGCTGCTCCTGATCGACGAGCTCAGGGAGCAGGCGGGGATGGACATCGAGGCGGGCCCGGTCGGCCATACCGGTGCACTCGGCCCGATCTACAGCCTCCATCTGCGCGACCCCGACAAAAACCTGATCAAGCTGAGCAACTACCTCGACTGA
- a CDS encoding helix-turn-helix domain-containing protein yields the protein MTATPPRPRAYVLGAELRDARRKSGHTLRGLASILDVSHSVLVRWEHGDRVPSAESISAVCVVLGVSSTARSRMLKLAREAAAEPAPSQAPGAAGGVDQLATLLEFERTATKITDVAPLLMPGLLQSAEYTRAIMATGVPEQEANKRVAMRQGRRDTITRKRSPAKYTALILESVLHQPIGRTGGLHDQLRFLDEISERDNVELRIIPSAAGWTPAHAGPFVLLEFAKADPVVHLEHHRSSAFLQDDDSVGAFRAARDELERIALSREDSRKLIAEIAAREQVPA from the coding sequence ATGACCGCAACTCCACCACGACCGCGGGCCTACGTGCTCGGCGCGGAACTGCGCGACGCCCGCCGCAAGAGCGGGCACACCTTGCGCGGGCTCGCCTCGATCCTGGACGTCTCGCACTCCGTCCTGGTCCGCTGGGAGCACGGCGACCGGGTGCCGTCCGCCGAATCCATCTCAGCCGTGTGCGTGGTGCTCGGCGTCAGCAGCACCGCGCGGTCCCGGATGCTCAAGCTCGCCCGCGAAGCCGCCGCCGAACCGGCGCCCTCGCAGGCCCCCGGGGCCGCGGGCGGCGTCGACCAGCTCGCCACCCTGCTCGAATTCGAACGCACCGCCACGAAGATCACCGACGTGGCACCGCTGCTCATGCCCGGCCTGCTCCAGTCCGCCGAGTACACCCGGGCGATCATGGCCACCGGTGTTCCCGAGCAGGAGGCCAACAAGCGGGTCGCGATGCGCCAGGGCCGCCGCGACACCATCACCCGCAAGCGCTCGCCCGCGAAGTACACCGCGCTGATCCTCGAATCGGTGCTGCACCAGCCCATCGGGCGCACCGGCGGGCTGCACGACCAGCTGCGCTTCCTGGACGAGATCTCCGAGCGGGACAACGTCGAACTCCGCATCATCCCGTCGGCGGCGGGCTGGACGCCCGCGCACGCCGGACCGTTCGTGCTGCTCGAATTCGCCAAGGCGGACCCGGTGGTGCACCTCGAACACCACCGCTCCTCGGCGTTCCTGCAGGACGACGATTCGGTGGGCGCGTTCCGCGCCGCCCGCGACGAGCTGGAGCGGATCGCGCTGAGCCGGGAGGACTCCCGCAAGCTCATCGCCGAGATCGCCGCCCGCGAGCAGGTCCCGGCGTGA
- a CDS encoding biliverdin-producing heme oxygenase translates to MSSPAQQPVRSDFAARLRSGTRADHDHVQSLPFLRTLLAGELEADAYAVMLGQHYFAYSVLEQAADAMRSDVVAGPFVSERLRRLPHLETDLHYYLGPDWREVIAPSAATERYCARLREVCFDWPGGFVAHHYTRCLADLSGGKLIRSAMRRSLDPPDGKGFAFLTFDDVPSSAGVRNAYRLLLDTAGWDEREQRRIIAEVRLAYHLNTEVFADLGSRLPPRIPRPRG, encoded by the coding sequence GTGTCCTCGCCCGCACAGCAACCGGTACGCAGTGACTTCGCCGCCAGACTCCGGTCCGGCACCCGCGCCGACCACGACCACGTCCAGTCCCTGCCGTTCCTGCGGACCCTGCTCGCCGGGGAGCTCGAAGCCGACGCCTACGCCGTGATGCTCGGCCAGCACTACTTCGCCTACTCCGTGCTGGAGCAGGCCGCCGACGCCATGCGCAGCGACGTGGTCGCGGGGCCGTTCGTCAGCGAACGGCTGCGCAGGCTGCCGCACCTGGAGACCGACCTGCACTACTACCTCGGGCCGGACTGGCGGGAGGTCATCGCGCCCAGCGCGGCCACCGAGCGCTACTGCGCGCGGCTGCGGGAGGTGTGCTTCGACTGGCCGGGCGGGTTCGTGGCGCACCACTACACGCGGTGCCTCGCCGACCTCTCCGGCGGCAAGCTGATCCGCTCGGCGATGCGGCGCAGCCTGGACCCGCCCGACGGGAAGGGGTTCGCGTTCCTCACCTTCGACGACGTGCCCAGCAGCGCCGGGGTGCGCAACGCCTACCGGCTGCTGCTGGACACCGCGGGCTGGGACGAGCGCGAGCAGCGGCGGATCATCGCCGAGGTGCGGCTCGCCTACCACCTCAACACCGAGGTGTTCGCCGACCTCGGCAGCCGGCTGCCCCCGCGCATTCCACGACCGCGCGGGTGA
- a CDS encoding siderophore-interacting protein has translation MAERTEVRRPQYVMFRTRVARAQRLGPSFVRITFTGEDLHRFGIGGDDQRVKLILPQPGRPLSDMPGGDGWYPRWQAMPDEIRPTLRTYTVRAYREDPFELDIDFVLHGVDSGHSGPASAWAAAAAPGDEALLLGPDRPGSGRMWGCEWSPPETARQLVLAGDETAVPAMAAIVEALPADSRGVVCAEVPTAEDVQTWRAPSGVEVRWLIRQRPEGTAPIGSLLEESVTGALGELGSRGGSEAGLDDVDVDTTTLWEVPEPDTAGGEVYGWLAGEAAVIKRLRRVLVQDHRVPRSCVAFMGYWREGRS, from the coding sequence ATGGCCGAGCGGACCGAAGTGCGCCGCCCCCAGTACGTGATGTTCCGGACCCGGGTGGCGCGCGCCCAACGGCTCGGCCCCAGCTTCGTGCGGATCACCTTCACCGGTGAGGACCTGCACCGCTTCGGCATCGGCGGCGACGACCAGCGGGTGAAGCTGATCCTGCCGCAGCCCGGCAGGCCGCTGAGCGACATGCCCGGCGGCGACGGCTGGTACCCGCGCTGGCAGGCGATGCCGGACGAGATCCGCCCGACGCTGCGCACCTACACCGTGCGCGCCTACCGGGAGGACCCGTTCGAGCTGGACATCGACTTCGTGCTGCACGGCGTCGACTCCGGCCACAGCGGCCCCGCCTCCGCCTGGGCCGCGGCGGCCGCCCCCGGCGACGAGGCGCTGCTGCTCGGCCCGGACCGGCCGGGCAGCGGCCGGATGTGGGGCTGCGAGTGGTCCCCGCCGGAGACGGCCCGGCAGCTGGTGCTGGCCGGGGACGAGACGGCGGTCCCCGCGATGGCCGCGATCGTCGAGGCGCTGCCCGCCGACTCGCGCGGCGTGGTCTGCGCGGAGGTACCGACGGCCGAGGACGTCCAGACCTGGCGCGCGCCGAGCGGCGTCGAGGTCCGCTGGCTGATCCGGCAGCGGCCGGAGGGGACCGCGCCGATCGGGTCGCTGCTGGAGGAATCGGTGACCGGCGCGCTCGGCGAACTCGGCTCGCGCGGCGGTTCCGAGGCCGGCCTGGACGACGTGGACGTGGACACGACGACGCTCTGGGAGGTGCCCGAACCGGACACCGCAGGCGGCGAGGTCTACGGCTGGCTGGCCGGGGAGGCGGCGGTGATCAAGCGGCTGCGCCGGGTGCTGGTGCAGGACCACCGGGTGCCGCGCAGCTGCGTGGCGTTCATGGGCTATTGGCGCGAGGGCCGCAGCTGA